Proteins from a single region of Fusobacterium gonidiaformans ATCC 25563:
- a CDS encoding CCA tRNA nucleotidyltransferase: protein MRMEEFVFPEKVLYILEELEKYGEGYLVGGSVRDILLGREVHDFDFCTNLSYETLKQIFSKYFCIETGKAFGVLRLRIDGEEFEIASFRSEKGSDGRRPEEVIFVKRIEEDLARRDFSINAMAYNQEKGLLDYYDAQKDLENKVIRFIGNPRERIQEDGLRIMRAFRFMSQLGFSLESNTKKAIMEEKGMLGKIAKSRITEEWNKLILGDFVVETLEEMKKTGVLELILPSLKSLYHFNQNNPYHSYDLWEHTMQVVKSVPKDLDLRLAAIFHDIGKPLTKTIDEKTGYYHFYGHEKKGAERIRSILQEELEESNKTRKEVEFLIENHMILHRNSSEKGIKKLISHFGIERTEKLIKLSIADNLGKNLQQLRENNVADLFYKIVEKQKIPTLQELAIDGFALMKLGYQGKEIQKIKEYLLNEILEGKIENKETALLSKAKELHLKS from the coding sequence GTGAGAATGGAAGAATTTGTTTTTCCAGAAAAAGTTCTCTACATTCTAGAAGAATTAGAGAAATATGGAGAAGGCTATTTAGTTGGGGGAAGTGTTCGTGATATTTTATTAGGGAGAGAAGTCCATGACTTTGATTTTTGTACGAATCTTTCCTATGAAACATTAAAACAAATTTTTTCCAAATATTTTTGTATCGAAACAGGAAAAGCTTTCGGAGTTTTAAGACTTCGAATAGACGGGGAAGAATTTGAGATTGCAAGCTTTCGTTCTGAAAAAGGAAGTGATGGACGACGTCCTGAAGAAGTCATTTTTGTCAAAAGGATAGAGGAAGATTTAGCAAGGAGAGATTTCAGCATCAATGCTATGGCATACAATCAAGAAAAGGGATTATTGGATTATTATGATGCTCAAAAGGATTTAGAGAATAAAGTGATACGTTTTATTGGAAATCCTAGAGAAAGAATACAAGAAGATGGTTTACGCATTATGAGGGCTTTTCGTTTTATGAGTCAATTAGGTTTTTCTTTGGAAAGTAATACGAAAAAGGCAATCATGGAAGAGAAAGGAATGTTAGGGAAAATTGCAAAATCTAGAATTACGGAGGAGTGGAATAAGTTAATTTTAGGAGATTTTGTTGTAGAAACTTTGGAAGAAATGAAAAAAACAGGAGTGTTAGAACTGATTCTTCCGAGTTTAAAAAGCCTTTATCATTTTAATCAGAACAATCCTTATCATTCTTATGACTTATGGGAACATACCATGCAAGTGGTGAAATCCGTTCCTAAGGATTTAGATTTACGTTTAGCAGCTATCTTTCATGATATTGGGAAGCCGCTTACAAAAACGATTGATGAAAAGACAGGATATTACCATTTTTATGGTCATGAAAAAAAGGGAGCGGAAAGGATAAGAAGTATTTTACAAGAAGAATTGGAAGAGTCTAATAAAACTCGAAAAGAAGTGGAATTTCTAATTGAAAATCATATGATATTGCACCGAAATAGCAGTGAAAAAGGTATTAAAAAATTGATAAGTCATTTTGGAATAGAAAGAACAGAAAAGTTGATAAAGCTTTCGATTGCAGATAATTTAGGAAAGAATTTACAACAGCTTCGAGAAAATAATGTAGCGGACTTATTCTATAAAATAGTAGAGAAGCAAAAAATTCCTACACTTCAAGAGTTAGCAATTGATGGTTTTGCTTTGATGAAATTAGGATATCAAGGAAAAGAAATTCAAAAGATAAAGGAATATCTTTTGAATGAAATTTTAGAAGGAAAGATTGAAAATAAAGAAACAGCTTTATTATCTAAGGCAAAAGAATTGCACCTAAAATCTTAA
- a CDS encoding (deoxy)nucleoside triphosphate pyrophosphohydrolase: protein MKKKIQVVAAMIEREDGRVLAVLRSAKKKIGNRWEFPGGKVEEGESYFQTAEREVQEEVCCRVQAVEEMGSIYEEVEDAIIEVHFVKCLWKGTAFTLTEHDAFVWIKKENLLSLKFAEADRPMLETLVREGKS from the coding sequence ATGAAGAAAAAAATACAAGTCGTAGCAGCTATGATAGAAAGAGAAGATGGAAGAGTATTAGCAGTACTTCGTTCTGCGAAAAAGAAAATAGGAAATCGTTGGGAATTTCCAGGTGGAAAAGTAGAAGAGGGAGAGAGCTATTTCCAAACAGCTGAAAGAGAAGTACAAGAGGAAGTTTGTTGTCGAGTACAGGCTGTGGAAGAAATGGGAAGTATTTATGAAGAAGTTGAGGATGCTATCATAGAAGTTCATTTTGTAAAATGTTTATGGAAAGGTACTGCTTTTACTTTGACAGAACATGATGCTTTTGTTTGGATAAAAAAAGAGAATTTACTATCTTTAAAATTTGCAGAGGCAGATAGACCGATGCTGGAAACATTAGTGAGAGAGGGAAAGTCGTGA
- the nadD gene encoding nicotinate (nicotinamide) nucleotide adenylyltransferase — protein MKIGIYGGSFNPIHLGHQKIIEFILQKTLLDKIIVIPVGFPSHRANTLEKGLHRFQMCQLAFEHLSQVEVSDIEINLGETSYTYDTLMKIRKIYGEEHEYFEIIGEDSLASFHTWKKPQEILKLAKLLVLQRETFELKSENPNIILLNSPLFPISSTEIRKQLQEKRKEIEWLNPKVLRYIREQHLYENIL, from the coding sequence ATGAAAATTGGAATTTATGGGGGGAGTTTTAACCCCATTCACTTAGGACATCAAAAAATAATAGAATTTATTTTGCAAAAGACACTCTTAGATAAAATCATTGTCATTCCTGTTGGCTTTCCTTCTCATCGTGCGAATACTTTAGAAAAAGGACTTCATCGTTTTCAGATGTGTCAACTAGCCTTTGAACATCTTTCTCAAGTGGAGGTATCCGATATTGAAATTAACTTAGGAGAGACTTCTTATACCTACGATACCTTAATGAAAATTCGTAAAATATACGGGGAAGAACATGAATATTTTGAAATTATAGGAGAAGATTCTTTAGCTTCTTTTCACACTTGGAAGAAACCACAAGAAATTTTAAAATTGGCAAAACTTTTAGTATTACAACGAGAAACTTTTGAATTAAAGTCTGAAAATCCAAATATTATTCTTTTAAACAGTCCCCTTTTTCCCATTTCTTCCACAGAAATTAGGAAACAATTGCAGGAGAAAAGAAAAGAAATAGAATGGTTAAATCCAAAAGTACTACGATATATCCGGGAACAACATTTATATGAAAATATTCTATAG
- the aspS gene encoding aspartate--tRNA ligase, which produces MTYRSHNLGELRKENIGQVVTLSGWVDTKRDLGGLTFIDLRDREGKTQIVFDIDYTNKEIIETAQKLRNEAVIKVVGEVKERASKNLNIPTGEIEVFVKELEVLNQCDVLPFQITGTEENLSENIRLKYRYLDIRRPKMIQNLKMRHRMIMAIRNYMDQAGFLDVDTPILTKSTPEGARDFLVPSRINGGTFYALPQSPQIFKQLLMIGGVEKYFQIAKCFRDEDLRADRQPEFTQLDVEMSFVTQDDVMNEIEGLAKYVFKNVTGEEANYTFERMPYAIAMGEYGSDKPDLRFEVKLKDLSDVVAKSSFKAFSATVENGGIVKAIVAPKAFEKFSRKVLGEYEDYAKQYFGAKGMAYIKIAENGEISSPIAKFFQEDEMKAILERTGAGAGDVVLIIADRAKIVHAALGALRLRVGKELGLIDMNSYKFLWVVDFPMFEYDEEEGRYKAEHHPFTSIKEEDMEKFLAGQTDNIRTNTYDLVLNGSEIGGGSIRISNTELQAKVFERLSLSPEEAKEKFGFFLDAFKYGAPPHGGLAFGIDRWLMVMLKEESIRDVIPFPKTNKGQCLMTEAPGKVEEEQLEELFLHSTFQEEK; this is translated from the coding sequence ATGACCTATCGAAGTCATAATTTAGGAGAATTACGAAAAGAAAATATTGGGCAAGTGGTTACTTTATCTGGATGGGTAGATACCAAAAGAGATTTAGGGGGCTTAACTTTTATTGATTTACGAGATCGAGAAGGAAAAACTCAAATTGTCTTTGATATTGACTACACAAATAAAGAGATTATTGAAACAGCTCAAAAATTAAGAAATGAAGCTGTGATTAAAGTCGTAGGAGAAGTAAAAGAAAGAGCGAGTAAAAACTTGAACATTCCAACAGGAGAAATTGAAGTTTTTGTAAAAGAATTGGAAGTATTAAATCAATGTGATGTTCTTCCTTTCCAAATTACCGGAACAGAAGAAAATTTAAGTGAAAATATTCGATTGAAATATCGATACTTAGATATTCGAAGACCTAAGATGATTCAAAATTTAAAAATGCGACATCGCATGATTATGGCAATCCGAAATTATATGGATCAAGCAGGATTTTTAGATGTAGATACTCCTATTTTGACAAAGTCAACTCCGGAGGGAGCCAGAGATTTTCTAGTACCAAGTAGAATCAATGGAGGAACATTTTATGCCCTACCTCAATCACCACAAATTTTTAAACAATTATTGATGATAGGTGGAGTGGAAAAATATTTCCAAATTGCAAAATGTTTCCGTGATGAAGATTTAAGAGCAGATAGACAACCAGAATTTACACAACTGGATGTAGAAATGTCTTTTGTAACGCAAGATGATGTGATGAATGAAATTGAAGGTTTGGCAAAATATGTGTTTAAAAATGTTACAGGAGAAGAAGCAAACTATACGTTTGAAAGAATGCCTTATGCAATCGCTATGGGAGAATATGGTTCAGACAAACCGGATTTACGTTTTGAAGTGAAATTAAAAGATTTATCCGATGTAGTAGCAAAATCTTCTTTTAAAGCTTTTAGTGCTACTGTAGAAAATGGAGGAATTGTAAAAGCAATTGTTGCTCCAAAAGCTTTTGAAAAGTTCTCACGAAAAGTATTGGGAGAATATGAAGACTATGCAAAACAATATTTTGGAGCAAAAGGAATGGCCTACATTAAAATAGCAGAAAATGGGGAAATTTCTTCTCCAATTGCAAAGTTCTTCCAAGAAGATGAAATGAAGGCTATCCTTGAAAGAACCGGAGCGGGAGCAGGAGATGTCGTTTTAATCATTGCAGATAGAGCAAAGATAGTACACGCTGCTTTGGGAGCTTTAAGACTTCGAGTAGGAAAAGAGTTGGGATTGATTGATATGAATTCCTATAAATTCTTATGGGTTGTAGATTTCCCAATGTTTGAATACGATGAGGAAGAAGGAAGATACAAGGCAGAACATCACCCTTTCACTTCCATTAAAGAAGAAGATATGGAAAAATTCTTGGCAGGACAAACCGATAACATTCGAACGAATACCTATGATTTAGTATTGAATGGTTCTGAAATTGGAGGAGGATCGATTCGTATTTCTAATACAGAATTACAAGCAAAAGTATTTGAACGATTGAGTTTGAGTCCGGAAGAAGCAAAAGAAAAATTCGGTTTCTTCCTAGATGCTTTCAAATACGGAGCACCACCTCATGGAGGATTGGCTTTTGGAATTGATAGATGGCTAATGGTTATGTTAAAAGAAGAATCGATTCGTGATGTCATTCCATTTCCAAAAACAAATAAAGGACAATGTTTGATGACAGAAGCACCGGGAAAAGTAGAAGAAGAACAATTAGAAGAATTATTTTTACATTCCACTTTCCAAGAGGAGAAATAG
- the hisS gene encoding histidine--tRNA ligase: MKLIKAVRGTKDIIGEDALKYNYISEIAKQVFESYGCQFIKTPIFEETDLFKRGIGEATDVVEKEMYTFKDRGDRSITLRPENTASVVRSYLENAIYAKEDVSRFYYNGSMFRYERPQAGRQREFNQIGVEILGEKSPILDAEIIAMGYKLLQKLGITDLEVRINCIGSNASRTEYRKKLLEYFTPMKEDLCEDCKNRLERNPLRVLDCKVDHDKMDGAPSIIDSLFEEERAHYEAVKKYLTIFGVPFVEDPGLVRGLDYYSSTVFEIVTNKLGSQGTVLGGGRYDNLLKQLGDKDIAAFGFASGVERIMMLLEDYPKKATDVYIAWLGENTLEKAMEITALLRENNLKVAVDYNSKGMKSHMKKADKLNTKYCVILGEDELAKNVVVLKNFKTREQEEVSVENILMAIKGGK; the protein is encoded by the coding sequence ATGAAACTGATTAAAGCAGTACGAGGAACAAAAGATATTATAGGAGAAGATGCCTTAAAATATAATTATATTTCAGAAATTGCAAAACAAGTATTTGAAAGTTATGGTTGTCAATTTATCAAGACACCGATTTTTGAAGAAACAGATTTATTCAAACGAGGGATTGGGGAAGCTACAGATGTTGTAGAAAAAGAAATGTATACTTTTAAAGATAGAGGGGATAGAAGTATTACCTTACGTCCCGAAAATACAGCTTCTGTTGTTCGTTCTTATTTAGAAAATGCTATCTATGCAAAAGAGGATGTTTCTCGTTTTTACTATAATGGTTCTATGTTCCGTTATGAAAGACCACAAGCAGGACGACAACGGGAATTTAACCAAATTGGAGTGGAAATATTGGGAGAAAAATCTCCTATTTTGGATGCAGAAATTATTGCGATGGGATATAAATTACTCCAAAAATTAGGAATTACTGACTTAGAAGTTCGAATTAACTGCATTGGTTCGAATGCTTCCAGAACAGAATATCGAAAGAAATTATTGGAATATTTCACACCGATGAAAGAAGATTTATGTGAAGATTGTAAAAATCGATTGGAAAGAAATCCTTTAAGAGTTTTGGATTGTAAAGTGGATCATGATAAAATGGATGGAGCTCCAAGTATTATAGACTCTTTATTTGAGGAAGAGAGAGCTCACTATGAAGCAGTGAAAAAATATTTGACGATTTTTGGAGTGCCTTTTGTAGAAGATCCCGGTTTGGTAAGAGGATTGGACTATTACTCTTCAACTGTTTTTGAAATAGTAACAAACAAATTAGGCTCTCAAGGGACTGTGCTAGGTGGAGGAAGATATGACAATCTGTTAAAACAACTAGGAGATAAAGATATTGCAGCTTTTGGATTTGCTTCTGGAGTGGAAAGAATTATGATGCTTTTAGAAGATTATCCGAAGAAAGCAACAGATGTCTACATTGCTTGGTTAGGAGAAAATACCTTAGAAAAAGCAATGGAAATTACTGCCTTACTTCGAGAAAATAATTTGAAAGTAGCAGTGGATTATAATTCAAAAGGGATGAAATCTCATATGAAGAAAGCAGATAAGTTAAATACAAAATACTGTGTTATTTTGGGAGAAGACGAATTAGCAAAGAATGTAGTAGTACTAAAGAATTTTAAAACAAGAGAACAAGAAGAAGTTTCTGTGGAAAATATTTTAATGGCAATCAAAGGGGGAAAATAA
- a CDS encoding replication-associated recombination protein A, with amino-acid sequence MNLFESNYEAIKPLSFQLRPQSLDEIFGQEKLLGKHGVLRKLIETGRLTNSIFFGPPGCGKSTLGEIISHTMDCAFESLNATTASLQDIKEVVLRAKRNVEYYQKKTILFLDEIHRFNKLQQDALLSYCENGTFILIGATTENPYYSLNNALLSRVMVFEFKSLEKKEIQQILKRAQTKIGISLSPFLEEVMSEMAQGDSRVALNYLELYQNLKDSLSEEEIYQVFMERKHSFHKTQDKYDMISAMIKSMRGSDPDAAVYWLGCLLEGGEDPRYMARRIMIQACEDVGMANPEAMLVASAAMQASERIGMPEIRIILAQAVIYLAISSKSNSAYLAINQVMEEIKNGNRQEVPKNICHDNVGYLYPHDYPNHFVRQTYMEEKKRYYLPQENKYEKLIEEKLKKLWENKEG; translated from the coding sequence ATGAATTTATTTGAAAGTAATTATGAAGCGATAAAGCCTCTTTCTTTTCAGCTGCGACCTCAAAGTTTAGATGAAATTTTTGGGCAGGAAAAATTACTGGGAAAGCATGGAGTACTTCGCAAATTGATTGAAACAGGGAGATTAACGAATTCTATTTTCTTTGGACCTCCCGGTTGTGGAAAATCTACTTTGGGAGAGATTATTTCTCATACTATGGACTGTGCTTTTGAAAGTTTGAATGCGACGACTGCTTCTTTACAGGATATTAAAGAAGTTGTGCTACGAGCAAAACGGAATGTGGAGTATTATCAAAAGAAAACAATTCTTTTTTTAGATGAAATACACCGTTTTAATAAGTTACAACAAGATGCTCTATTGTCTTACTGTGAAAACGGAACCTTTATTTTAATAGGAGCGACGACAGAAAATCCTTATTACAGTTTAAATAATGCTTTGCTTTCAAGAGTTATGGTATTTGAATTTAAGAGTTTGGAAAAAAAAGAAATTCAGCAAATTCTAAAAAGAGCTCAAACAAAGATTGGAATTTCTTTAAGTCCATTTTTAGAAGAAGTCATGTCTGAGATGGCACAGGGGGATAGTAGAGTTGCTTTAAATTATTTAGAATTGTATCAAAATTTAAAAGATTCTTTGTCTGAGGAAGAAATTTACCAAGTATTTATGGAGAGAAAACATTCTTTTCATAAGACTCAAGATAAATATGATATGATTTCTGCAATGATAAAATCAATGCGAGGGAGTGATCCCGATGCAGCAGTCTATTGGTTAGGTTGTTTGCTGGAAGGGGGAGAAGACCCTAGATATATGGCAAGAAGAATTATGATACAAGCCTGTGAAGATGTAGGAATGGCAAATCCGGAAGCAATGTTAGTAGCGAGTGCAGCGATGCAGGCAAGTGAAAGGATAGGAATGCCTGAGATTCGGATTATTTTAGCTCAAGCAGTGATTTATTTAGCGATTTCAAGTAAAAGCAATTCTGCTTATTTAGCAATCAATCAAGTGATGGAGGAGATAAAAAACGGAAATCGACAAGAAGTGCCAAAAAATATTTGTCATGATAATGTTGGTTATCTGTATCCTCATGATTATCCAAATCATTTTGTAAGGCAAACATATATGGAAGAAAAAAAACGATATTATCTTCCACAAGAGAATAAATATGAAAAACTCATTGAAGAGAAGTTGAAAAAATTATGGGAAAACAAGGAGGGATAG
- the secG gene encoding preprotein translocase subunit SecG: protein METLLTVFLFILAIALIILVLIQPDQSHGMSASMGMGSSNTVFGISKDGGPLAKATKVVAALFIIDALLLYLIK from the coding sequence TTGGAAACTCTATTAACCGTGTTTCTTTTCATACTTGCAATAGCTTTGATTATTTTGGTGTTAATACAACCTGATCAAAGCCATGGAATGTCAGCAAGCATGGGAATGGGATCAAGCAATACAGTATTTGGTATATCAAAAGATGGAGGACCATTAGCGAAAGCAACCAAGGTCGTAGCCGCTTTGTTTATTATTGACGCACTATTGTTGTATTTAATAAAGTAA
- the mutY gene encoding A/G-specific adenine glycosylase, which translates to MRKIERTWCEMGKIAKKLLEYYDKHKRDLAWRGEVPAYYTWISEIMLQQTRVEAVKPYFARFIEELPNIESLANCEEEKLMKLWQGLGYYSRARNLKKAACQIVEFYGGELPKEKKELLHLAGIGPYTAGAISSIAYGKKETAVDGNVIRVMSRLFAVDGNVLEGKGRQKIEELTYQELPEDRAGDFNQALMDLGATICIPNGAALCHLCPLHLECQANLKKEVEKYPEKKKKKERKLERQTILLLSDGQKFALEKRKEKGLLAGLWQFPMLEGRLSLQEVREYLKEKGISYSGIEEYEPAIHIFSHVEWHMVSYIIEVEKWEIQEKREENFVWLSKEEILTEYSVPSAFKVYLDYLKQGQRKLF; encoded by the coding sequence TTGAGAAAAATAGAAAGAACATGGTGTGAAATGGGAAAGATTGCAAAAAAATTACTAGAATATTACGATAAACATAAAAGAGATTTAGCTTGGAGAGGAGAGGTACCGGCTTATTATACATGGATTTCAGAAATTATGTTACAACAGACAAGGGTAGAGGCGGTCAAGCCATACTTTGCAAGATTTATTGAAGAACTTCCTAATATTGAATCTTTAGCAAACTGTGAAGAAGAAAAATTGATGAAACTATGGCAGGGCTTAGGCTATTATAGTCGAGCAAGGAATCTAAAAAAAGCAGCTTGTCAAATTGTGGAATTCTATGGAGGAGAGCTTCCAAAAGAAAAGAAAGAATTGTTACACTTAGCCGGAATAGGTCCTTATACCGCAGGAGCGATTTCTTCCATTGCTTATGGAAAGAAAGAAACGGCGGTAGATGGAAATGTGATTCGGGTGATGAGTCGTTTATTTGCAGTAGACGGAAATGTTCTAGAAGGAAAAGGAAGGCAAAAAATAGAAGAGCTTACTTATCAGGAATTACCAGAGGATAGAGCGGGAGATTTTAATCAAGCTTTGATGGATTTGGGAGCAACGATTTGTATTCCAAATGGAGCTGCTTTGTGTCATCTCTGTCCTTTGCATTTAGAATGCCAAGCAAATTTAAAAAAAGAAGTAGAGAAGTATCCCGAAAAAAAGAAGAAAAAAGAGAGAAAACTAGAAAGACAGACGATTTTGTTGTTGTCAGATGGACAAAAATTTGCTTTGGAAAAAAGAAAAGAAAAAGGACTACTGGCAGGGCTTTGGCAATTTCCAATGTTAGAAGGAAGACTTTCTTTACAAGAAGTAAGAGAATACTTAAAAGAAAAAGGAATTTCCTATTCCGGTATAGAGGAATATGAGCCGGCAATTCATATTTTTTCTCATGTGGAATGGCATATGGTATCCTACATTATAGAAGTGGAAAAATGGGAAATTCAAGAGAAAAGAGAAGAGAATTTTGTATGGTTATCCAAAGAAGAAATTTTAACAGAGTATTCCGTTCCTTCCGCTTTCAAAGTCTATTTGGATTATTTAAAACAAGGTCAAAGAAAACTCTTTTAA
- a CDS encoding IMPACT family protein, giving the protein MKTIGRECEISFEEKKSKFIGYIKPVYSKEEAEEFIEKIKRLHPQATHNCSVYSIKEKGKEFFKVDDDGEPSGTAGKPMGDIVQYMEVQNLVVVATRYFGGIKLGAGGLIRNYAKTCKLAILEAGIVDYVKKETIIIEFPYERVGEIDKLLSSSSILEKSFLDRVVYQVDVEEDLKKVIEKIPYVNII; this is encoded by the coding sequence TTGAAGACAATAGGAAGAGAATGTGAAATTTCTTTTGAAGAAAAGAAGTCGAAATTTATTGGTTATATTAAACCTGTGTATTCCAAAGAAGAAGCAGAAGAATTTATTGAAAAAATTAAAAGATTACATCCACAGGCAACACACAACTGTTCGGTGTATTCTATTAAAGAAAAGGGAAAAGAATTTTTTAAAGTAGATGATGATGGAGAACCGAGCGGAACAGCGGGAAAACCAATGGGAGATATTGTGCAGTATATGGAAGTGCAAAACCTTGTAGTGGTGGCAACACGATATTTTGGGGGAATTAAATTAGGAGCTGGAGGATTGATTCGCAATTATGCGAAGACTTGTAAGTTAGCGATTCTAGAAGCAGGAATTGTGGACTATGTCAAGAAAGAAACGATTATCATTGAATTTCCATATGAGAGAGTGGGAGAAATAGATAAGCTGCTTAGTAGTAGCAGTATCTTAGAAAAGTCATTTTTAGATAGGGTTGTCTATCAAGTAGACGTAGAGGAAGACTTAAAAAAAGTGATAGAAAAAATTCCCTATGTGAATATTATTTGA
- a CDS encoding ComEC/Rec2 family competence protein, with product MKHIIYFFLLLCLGIRLYEKIDFYELYEGEKIFLELEVYHGRGRSLNRYQTIYTKLAELEDGRYEGEFEILEKTPYYYDLEICSLRKKEENFCQRYLKACVQKLGEGRDPSFRHFLEAILLGRAWTLFREERKLFQYVGLSHLLAISGLHVGLLFYFLEKLLLFFKIPKQTRNYLTLGISHFYCFGIFLSPSFVRAYVMGIFYLFHELLGEKISREKMLFFSAWILLMLHPTEVLSPSFLLSYTAILTIFYVFPLLKLYFEDVPPYLSYIFYTLSIQCIGIPLTAYFFGSLACLSFFVNLLILPIGTSLILFSFFTFFLEIFHLGFLTVPILEFFYHIFYEILEWIGELPYLTIYLENKISGELVFLSYFVIVFIVRILYLQKK from the coding sequence TTGAAACATATTATCTATTTTTTCTTATTATTATGTTTAGGGATACGTTTATATGAGAAAATAGATTTTTATGAACTCTATGAAGGAGAGAAAATTTTTTTAGAATTGGAAGTCTATCATGGACGAGGTCGAAGTTTAAATCGATACCAAACGATTTATACAAAACTTGCTGAGTTAGAAGATGGAAGATATGAAGGAGAGTTTGAAATCTTAGAAAAAACTCCCTATTATTATGATTTAGAAATTTGTTCTTTGCGGAAAAAAGAAGAGAATTTTTGTCAGAGATATTTAAAAGCTTGTGTTCAAAAATTGGGAGAGGGAAGAGATCCCTCTTTCCGACATTTTTTAGAGGCCATTCTTTTAGGAAGAGCTTGGACTCTTTTTAGAGAAGAGAGAAAACTATTCCAATATGTCGGTCTCTCTCATTTACTTGCTATTTCCGGTCTACATGTAGGCTTATTATTTTATTTTTTAGAAAAATTACTTTTGTTTTTTAAAATTCCGAAACAAACTAGAAATTACTTAACATTAGGAATCAGTCATTTTTATTGTTTTGGTATTTTTTTAAGTCCTTCTTTTGTGAGAGCTTATGTTATGGGGATATTTTATCTGTTTCATGAACTTTTGGGAGAAAAAATTTCAAGAGAAAAAATGTTATTCTTTTCTGCATGGATTTTACTGATGTTACACCCTACGGAAGTTTTAAGTCCATCTTTCTTGCTTTCTTATACTGCGATTCTTACTATTTTTTATGTTTTTCCACTCTTGAAGCTATATTTTGAAGATGTTCCACCTTATCTTTCTTACATTTTTTATACTTTATCAATTCAATGTATCGGAATTCCTTTAACAGCTTATTTTTTTGGAAGTCTGGCTTGTTTGTCTTTTTTTGTAAATTTGCTTATCTTACCGATTGGAACTAGTCTTATTTTATTTAGTTTTTTTACTTTCTTTTTAGAGATTTTTCACCTTGGTTTTTTGACAGTTCCTATTTTAGAATTTTTCTATCATATCTTTTATGAAATTTTGGAATGGATTGGAGAACTTCCTTATTTGACAATCTATTTAGAAAATAAAATATCAGGAGAGCTTGTTTTTCTCTCGTATTTCGTGATTGTTTTTATTGTGAGAATATTATATTTACAGAAAAAGTAG